Part of the Chitinophaga parva genome is shown below.
TGGTAGGGTATGCTGGAAGCCGTCAAAGACGGCAAGGCCGAAGACGATGGGGCCGATCAGGGCCATGATGATCAGGTTGAACGTTCGAATGGTGTTGATACAGAGTGCCGCCGCCTCGTAGAGAATTTCCAGCAGCATACTTAGTAGATTCTTAAACCAATTCTTCAAATTGTAGTAGGCTTTGGCCATGGCGAACTTGATATCGCTGCCAATGCCCAGGAAGTCATCGTCATCCTGGCCGCCCTGGGTATAGAGCATCCAGAGGTCTTTGTTCCCCTCGCCGTTGTTGGACTCATACATTTGGTAGGCCCGGCTGGTGTCCAGTTGTTGGCGGCGCTTTTCCATCAGTTTCTGGATGGAGGCGTTGGTGTTGTTAACCAGCGTTTCGGTACCGGTGACCGTTGGAGACAAAATGCCTTCCATCAGAGCGATGACCAGTGGGAAGTTGATGATACAAAACGTCAGCACGAATGGGCGGAAAAGCGGGTAGAAGTCGATGGGCTCCGCGCTGGCGATGCTTTTCCAAATCCGGGATCCAATATAAAAGGTGGCGGCAAATCCGGCGATGGCCTGGCCGATACCGGTCAGCTGGCCGCAAAGCGGCATCATCTCGTCTT
Proteins encoded:
- the traJ gene encoding conjugative transposon protein TraJ, whose protein sequence is MRKYLPPIMLLSAALLVPALGFCQTGVAGELRGLHKVLADLKDEMMPLCGQLTGIGQAIAGFAATFYIGSRIWKSIASAEPIDFYPLFRPFVLTFCIINFPLVIALMEGILSPTVTGTETLVNNTNASIQKLMEKRRQQLDTSRAYQMYESNNGEGNKDLWMLYTQGGQDDDDFLGIGSDIKFAMAKAYYNLKNWFKNLLSMLLEILYEAAALCINTIRTFNLIIMALIGPIVFGLAVFDGFQHTLPVYLARYVNFYMWLPIANILGALLGKIQEGMIKLDMAQIAQYGDSFFTTADVGYIVFMIIGIVSYFTIPNISSMIINAGGGSTLTSKIGGMSRGAVGMGVGMATGVAGGAAGMAADMFGDMNTRMTTGAAGAGTASDYFKDKLSG